The following are encoded together in the Brassica napus cultivar Da-Ae chromosome A9, Da-Ae, whole genome shotgun sequence genome:
- the LOC106430118 gene encoding protein transport protein SEC23-like: MANVPQRSVNHPGTLTPLEPDRPSPQPLSHSPSVVPSPTPPRYPQAPPSFRPDHMHSPNLLSPSNGIRTGSPIPRMSTPPGPPVFNTPVKPAAVPFRTSPATPQPMGYSSATASSLPVSTPSYYSNGSSTGSQRDLPDVVRMEEPIAADSPYVLFTANKVLKQKKLANVASLGFGAIVSAGREISPGPQIIQRDPHRCLHCGAYSNPYTSILIGSGQWQCVICEKMNGSKGEYVAMSKDELRNYPELSLPLVDYVQTGNRRPGFVPASDSRTSAPVVLVIDECLDEPHLQHLQSSLHAFVDSLPQTTRLGIVVYGRTVSIYDFSEESVASADVISGAKSPSAESMKSLIYGTGVYLSPMHASLKVAHEIFSSLRPYTLNVPEASRDRCLGTAVEAALAIIQGPSAEMSRGVVRRAGGNSRIIVCAGGPITYGPGSVPHSMSHPNYPYMEKTAIKWMETLGREAHRHNTVVDILCAGTCPLRVPVLQPLAKTSGGVLVLHDDFGEAFGVDLQRAATRAAGSHGLLEVRCSDDIRITQVIGPGEEAHSETHETFKSDPAVCIQMLSVEETQSFSISMENKRDIQGDHVFFQFAFHYSDVYQADVSRVITFKLPTVDSVSAYLQSVVDEAAAVLISKRTLLIAKTQKDAVDMRSTVDERIKDIALKFGSQVPKSKLYSFPKELSSLPELLFHLRRGPLLGNIIGSEDERSVLRNLFLNASFDLSLRMVAPRCLMHQEGGTFEELPAYDLSMQSDKAVILDHGTDVFIWLGAELSADEVKSAAVLAACRTLAEELTEFRFPAPRILAFKEGSSQARYFVCRLIPAHKDPPYEQEARFPQVRRLTADQRRKLKSSFIEFDEESFCEWTRSLKVVPPEPR, translated from the exons AGAGATCGGTTAACCACCCGGGGACTCTCACTCCTTTAGAACCAGATAGACCTTCACCACAGCCTCTCTCTCATTCTCCTTCGGTAGTACCTTCGCCTACACCTCCTAGGTATCCTCAAGCACCACCAAGCTTCAGGCCTGATCACATGCATTCACCAAACCTGTTGTCGCCTTCGAATGGTATCAGAACCGGGAGCCCTATTCCTCGTATGAGTACTCCCCCTGGGCCTCCGGTCTTTAATACTCCGGTTAAACCAGCCGCTGTGCCTTTCCGCACCTCGCCAGCTACTCCTCAGCCTATGGGGTACTCTTCAGCCACGGCTTCTTCTCTGCCAGTGTCTACGCCTTCTTATTACTCGAACGGGTCTTCTACTGGATCTCAGCGTGATCTTCCTGATGTTGTTAGAATGGAGGAACCTATAGCTGCAGACTCTCCTTACGTTTTGTTTACTGCTAATAAG GTTTTAAAGCAGAAGAAGCTAGCAAATGTTGctagtttggggtttggagctATAGTTTCTGCGGGGAGGGAGATTAGTCCGGGTCCTCAGATCATCCAACGTGATCCACATCGCTGTCTACACTGTGGAGCGTATTCTAATCCGTATACCTCCATATTAATTGGTTCAGGGCAATGGCAGTGCGTCATCTGCGAGAAAATGAATGGAAGTAAAGGTGAATATGTGGCTATGAGCAAGGATGAATTGCGTAACTATCCAGAACTCTCGTTGCCTCTGGTTGATTATGTTCAGACTGGAAACAGGAGACCTGGGTTTGTTCCTGCCTCTGACTCTCGGACATCTGCACCAGTCGTTCTTGTTATCGACGAGTGTTTAGATGAACCACACCTTCAGCACTTGCAGAGCTCTTTGCATGCATTTGTAGACTCTCTTCCACAAACTACCAGGCTTGGGATTGTAGTGTATGGCCGTACTGTTTCGATATATGATTTCTCTGAAGAATCCGTAGCTTCAGCCGATGTTATCTCTGGTGCTAAATCACCATCTGCAGAATCGATGAAATCGCTGATTTATGGGACCGGTGTATACTTGTCACCAATGCATGCATCACTGAAGGTAGCACATGAGATCTTCTCGTCCTTAAGACCATACACGTTGAATGTTCCTGAAGCGTCTAGGGACAGGTGCCTTGGAACTGCTGTTGAGGCTGCTCTGGCCATAATCCAAGGACCATCCGCAGAAATGTCTCGGGGAGTGGTCAGAAGAGCAGGTGGTAACAGTAGAATCATCGTTTGTGCCGGTGGACCCATAACATATGGTCCAGGATCAGTGCCTCATTCGATGAGTCATCCGAATTATCCTTACATGGAAAAGACAGCTATAAAATGGATGGAGACTTTAGGGCGTGAAGCTCACAGACACAACACGGTCGTGGACATATTGTGCGCTGGGACTTGCCCTCTCAGAGTTCCTGTCCTGCAGCCACTCGCAAAAACCTCAGGTGGTGTGTTGGTTCTTCACGATGATTTTGGTGAAGCCTTTGGCGTGGACTTGCAAAGAGCGGCCACTAGAGCAGCTGGTTCACACGGTCTGCTTGAAGTTCGATGTTCAGATGATATTCGTATAACTCAGGTGATTGGACCTGGCGAAGAGGCACATTCAGAAACTCACGAGACGTTTAAGAGTGATCCAGCTGTTTGTATTCAGATGCTAAGTGTCGAAGAGACACAAAGCTTCTCTATCTCGATGGAGAATAAGAGAGACATCCAAGGCGATCACGTCTTTTTCCAGTTTGCTTTTCATTATTCAGATGTTTATCAAGCAGATGTGTCTCGGGTGATTACGTTCAAGTTGCCAACCGTTGATAGCGTCTCAGCGTATCTTCAGAGTGTTGTAGACGAAGCTGCTGCGGTTCTCATCTCCAAGAGAACTCTTCTAATAGCGAAAACTCAGAAGGACGCAGTCGATATGCGTTCTACAGTAGACGAGAGAATCAAAGACATTGCTTTGAAATTCGGATCACAAGTGCCGAAATCAAAGCTTTATAGCTTCCCCAAGGAACTATCTTCTCTCCCGGAGCTTCTCTTCCATCTTAGGAGAGGTCCTCTGTTAGGAAACATCATTGGTTCTGAAGATGAAAGATCTGTGCTAAGGAACTTGTTTCTGAACGCATCTTTCGATCTGTCTCTGCGAATGGTAGCTCCACGTTGCTTGATGCACCAAGAAGGAGGCACGTTCGAGGAACTACCAGCGTATGATCTCTCGATGCAATCAGATAAAGCTGTTATTCTTGACCATGGCACAGATGTATTTATTTGGTTG GGAGCGGAACTGTCTGCTGATGAGGTGAAGAGCGCTGCGGTTTTAGCAGCTTGCAGAACGTTGGCTGAAGAGCTAACCGAGTTTCGGTTTCCAGCACCGCGCATTCTCGCATTCAAG GAAGGAAGTTCACAGGCTAGATACTTTGTTTGCCGGCTTATACCAGCGCATAAAGATCCTCCTTATGAGCAG GAAGCAAGATTTCCACAGGTGAGAAGGTTGACGGCGGATCAAAGAAGGAAACTAAAAAGTAGTTTTATAGAGTTTGATGAAGAGAGTTTCTGCGAGTGGACGAGGAGTTTGAAAGTAGTGCCTCCTGAGCCCAGGTAG